In Rhodanobacteraceae bacterium, a single window of DNA contains:
- a CDS encoding dicarboxylate/amino acid:cation symporter translates to MASGNKLTVYILIALLLGALTGLVINGSVADPGATVPWFSMVTTIFLRLIKMIIAPLVFATLVVGIAKMGDVGTVGRVGIKALVWFVGASLMSLLLGLVLVNLFQPGAHIGIELPGAEAQTDIVATGMSLQDFITHLVPSSIVDGMARNEILQIVVFAVFFGVGCAGVGEKAKVLVDALEGLSYVMLRMTLLVMWFAPFAVFAAVAAAIAKSGAEVFLVYGRFMAEFYLGIVLLWCLLFMAAWAVIGRRAVALFKAVREPTLLAFATASSEAAYPKTLAMLEKFGCSNRVASFVLPLGYSFNLDGSMMYCTFAVMFIAQAYGIDLSAGQQLTMLLILMVTSKGMAGVPRASLVVIAATLSQFNIPEAGLLLLLAVDHFLDMARSATNVIGNSVATAVVSHWDGQLRSEAEVNAELLHAVGEDQPA, encoded by the coding sequence ATGGCCTCTGGCAACAAACTGACGGTGTACATCCTCATCGCGCTGTTGCTGGGCGCGCTGACCGGTCTGGTGATCAACGGCAGCGTCGCCGATCCGGGAGCCACCGTGCCCTGGTTCAGCATGGTCACGACGATCTTCCTGCGCCTGATCAAGATGATCATCGCGCCGCTGGTGTTCGCGACGCTGGTCGTGGGTATCGCCAAGATGGGCGACGTCGGCACCGTTGGCCGTGTCGGCATCAAGGCGCTGGTCTGGTTCGTCGGTGCCTCGCTGATGTCCCTGCTGCTGGGCCTGGTGCTGGTGAATCTGTTTCAGCCCGGTGCACACATCGGCATCGAACTGCCCGGCGCCGAGGCTCAGACCGACATCGTTGCCACGGGCATGAGCCTGCAGGATTTCATCACCCATCTGGTGCCGAGCAGCATCGTTGACGGCATGGCCAGGAACGAGATCCTGCAGATCGTGGTCTTCGCCGTGTTCTTCGGCGTGGGCTGTGCCGGTGTGGGCGAGAAAGCCAAGGTGCTGGTGGATGCGCTGGAGGGTTTGTCCTATGTGATGTTGCGGATGACCCTGCTGGTGATGTGGTTCGCGCCTTTTGCCGTATTCGCCGCGGTCGCGGCGGCCATTGCCAAGAGCGGCGCCGAGGTGTTTCTGGTCTATGGCCGCTTCATGGCCGAGTTCTACCTCGGCATCGTATTGCTCTGGTGCCTGTTGTTCATGGCCGCCTGGGCAGTGATCGGCAGGCGCGCGGTGGCCCTGTTCAAGGCCGTGCGCGAGCCCACGCTGCTGGCCTTCGCCACCGCCTCCAGCGAAGCGGCCTATCCGAAGACGCTGGCGATGCTGGAGAAATTCGGTTGCAGCAATCGCGTGGCTTCCTTCGTGTTGCCGCTGGGCTATTCCTTCAATCTCGACGGCTCGATGATGTACTGCACCTTCGCGGTGATGTTCATCGCCCAGGCCTACGGGATCGATCTCAGCGCCGGGCAGCAGCTGACGATGCTGCTGATCCTCATGGTGACGTCCAAGGGCATGGCTGGCGTGCCGCGGGCCTCGCTGGTGGTCATCGCCGCCACGCTGTCGCAGTTCAACATCCCCGAGGCCGGATTGCTGCTGCTGCTGGCCGTGGACCACTTCCTCGACATGGCGCGCTCGGCCACCAATGTCATCGGCAACAGCGTGGCCACCGCGGTGGTGTCGCATTGGGATGGTCAGCTGCGCAGCGAGGCCGAGGTCAATGCCGAGTTGTTGCATGCCGTGGGTGAGGATCAGCCGGCGTAG